A genomic segment from Nitrospira sp. encodes:
- a CDS encoding Asp-tRNA(Asn)/Glu-tRNA(Gln) amidotransferase GatCAB subunit B — MAYDIVIGVEVHAQLRTQSKLFCPCGTTFGRMANSQTCPVCLGLPGSLPVINEKAVEMAVRAGLALSGTIRAQNRFARKNYFYPDLPKGYQISQYEAPICENGWIDIAAGGNRKRVRIRRAHLEEDAGKNLHEAGNGMSLVDLNRAGTPLLEIVTEPDLSSSEEVVAYLKALRELLIYLDVCDGNMEEGSFRCEPNLSLRPVGQVTFGTKVELKNINSFKFVKDAVDYEVKRQTKVLNEGGTIHQETRLWNLDRGETAVMRSKEEAHDYRYFPDPDLVPMDISTEWIEQLRQGLPELASAKQKRFISEHGLSDYEAGVLTSSKALSIYFEACVKLYPHPKTVSNWVMGELLRELNQAGIEADASPVPPERLVELLTLVGQGVISLKVAREIFPEVYTSGKAPAYIVQEKGLTQVSDEGALTTMIEEVLKQNPAQVAQLKDGKQQVLGFLVGQVMKASGGKANPGKVNELLKKHLHG, encoded by the coding sequence GTGGCGTACGACATCGTCATCGGCGTGGAGGTCCATGCGCAACTGCGCACGCAGTCGAAACTGTTTTGCCCCTGCGGGACGACGTTCGGCCGTATGGCGAACTCGCAGACCTGTCCGGTTTGTCTGGGCCTGCCGGGGTCGCTGCCGGTGATCAATGAAAAGGCGGTGGAGATGGCGGTCCGCGCGGGCTTGGCGCTGAGCGGCACGATTCGCGCGCAGAATCGGTTTGCCCGCAAGAACTATTTTTACCCAGACCTGCCGAAGGGCTATCAGATTTCGCAATACGAAGCCCCGATTTGTGAGAACGGGTGGATCGACATCGCCGCCGGCGGGAATCGCAAGCGTGTGCGCATCAGACGGGCCCATTTGGAAGAGGATGCAGGGAAAAACCTGCATGAGGCCGGCAACGGCATGAGTCTGGTGGATCTCAATCGTGCCGGGACACCTCTGCTTGAAATTGTGACTGAGCCGGATTTGAGTTCGTCTGAAGAAGTCGTCGCCTATCTCAAGGCCCTTCGGGAACTCTTGATATACCTGGATGTCTGCGACGGTAACATGGAGGAGGGGAGTTTCCGTTGCGAGCCGAACCTGTCGTTGCGTCCCGTGGGTCAGGTCACGTTCGGGACCAAGGTCGAGCTGAAGAACATCAACTCGTTCAAGTTCGTGAAAGACGCTGTGGACTATGAAGTGAAGAGACAAACCAAGGTGTTGAACGAAGGCGGGACGATCCATCAAGAAACCAGGCTCTGGAACCTCGATCGCGGCGAGACGGCGGTCATGCGCAGCAAGGAAGAGGCACACGACTATCGGTATTTCCCTGACCCTGATTTGGTGCCAATGGACATTTCGACTGAATGGATCGAACAACTCCGTCAGGGGTTGCCGGAACTGGCGTCCGCGAAACAGAAGCGATTTATCTCGGAGCATGGGTTGTCAGACTATGAGGCGGGTGTTTTGACGTCCAGCAAGGCCTTGTCGATATACTTCGAAGCCTGCGTGAAGCTGTACCCACATCCCAAGACGGTGAGCAATTGGGTCATGGGGGAATTGTTGCGCGAATTGAACCAAGCGGGGATCGAAGCCGATGCGTCTCCTGTCCCACCGGAGCGGCTGGTCGAATTGCTGACCCTCGTGGGTCAAGGCGTGATCAGCCTCAAGGTGGCTCGGGAGATCTTCCCGGAAGTCTACACGTCCGGAAAGGCGCCGGCCTACATCGTTCAAGAAAAGGGGCTCACGCAGGTGTCCGACGAAGGGGCGCTGACGACGATGATCGAGGAAGTCTTGAAGCAGAATCCCGCCCAGGTGGCGCAATTGAAAGACGGCAAGCAACAGGTGCTGGGGTTCCTGGTCGGGCAGGTGATGAAGGCTTCGGGCGGCAAGGCGAACCCAGGGAAGGTGAATGAATTGCTCAAAAAACACCTGCACGGATAA
- a CDS encoding DUF502 domain-containing protein yields the protein MLKASLKRYFLTGLLVMIPFWGTVLILKTLFVSLDGILGDAAASLVTPGYYVPGLGIVALVLLIFATGLFAANFIGRHVVRQWENLLNRVPVVRGIYSTIKSMMDILSFAERETYRRVVLIQFPKNGHYCFAFVTGVTKGEMQQLSPDPLVHVYVPTSPNPTSGYFLLVPEREVIAVDITVEEAMKLIVSGGLYTPAPSSGAAPQADGKQWAPIKQPDAGVQVG from the coding sequence ATGTTGAAAGCCTCGTTAAAACGTTATTTTCTGACCGGTTTGCTGGTCATGATCCCCTTCTGGGGGACCGTCCTGATTTTGAAGACTCTGTTCGTCAGCCTGGACGGGATTCTTGGAGACGCGGCTGCCAGTCTTGTGACGCCCGGGTACTACGTGCCTGGGTTGGGGATCGTCGCCCTGGTCCTGCTCATCTTTGCGACCGGGCTTTTTGCGGCGAACTTTATCGGTCGCCATGTCGTACGGCAGTGGGAGAATTTGCTCAACCGTGTGCCGGTCGTTCGCGGAATCTACTCGACCATCAAGTCCATGATGGACATTCTGTCGTTCGCGGAACGCGAAACCTATCGTCGCGTCGTGCTGATCCAGTTTCCCAAGAACGGACACTATTGTTTCGCGTTTGTGACAGGCGTGACGAAAGGGGAGATGCAGCAGCTCTCGCCGGATCCGCTGGTACACGTGTATGTGCCGACCTCACCGAATCCCACCTCCGGATACTTTTTGTTGGTCCCGGAGCGGGAGGTGATCGCCGTGGACATCACGGTTGAAGAGGCCATGAAGCTGATCGTCTCGGGCGGCCTGTACACACCGGCTCCTTCCTCCGGCGCGGCGCCGCAGGCCGATGGGAAACAGTGGGCGCCGATCAAACAACCGGACGCAGGCGTGCAGGTCGGCTGA
- a CDS encoding GTP-binding protein Era, with the protein MKFGSVAIIGRSNVGKSTLLNRLLNEKIAIVSDKPQTTRTRILGVAHMEGAQIVFLDTPGLHEPRHLLNRRMVRTTLETFDDADVLYVVVEATSQPGPGDLAVIEHVKQAVAKQARPVVLVINKVDLVNKTRLLPLMEQYLRIFPWTEMVPLSAETGDNVDRLLAVTPSLLAEGEATYNEDIVTDQSMRTLAAELIREKILQQTYEEVPHSVAVEIEQFQETKKMTKIAAVVLVEKESQKGIVIGKQGERLKIVGTAARQDMERLFGTKVFLQLWVKVRESWREDEQALAELGY; encoded by the coding sequence ATGAAGTTCGGCAGTGTCGCCATCATCGGCCGGTCGAATGTCGGAAAGTCGACGCTCTTGAATCGTCTGCTGAACGAAAAGATCGCCATCGTGTCCGACAAGCCGCAGACGACCAGGACGCGCATCTTGGGTGTGGCCCATATGGAGGGCGCTCAGATCGTCTTTCTCGACACACCGGGGTTGCATGAACCGCGTCATTTGTTGAACCGCCGGATGGTGCGGACGACGCTGGAAACCTTCGACGATGCGGATGTGCTGTACGTCGTCGTCGAGGCGACGTCTCAGCCCGGTCCCGGCGATCTAGCCGTGATCGAACATGTGAAACAGGCGGTCGCAAAGCAGGCCCGTCCGGTGGTCTTGGTGATCAACAAGGTCGATCTGGTGAACAAGACGCGGCTCCTTCCCTTGATGGAGCAGTACCTGCGGATCTTCCCCTGGACGGAAATGGTTCCGCTGTCGGCGGAAACCGGCGACAATGTGGACCGGCTACTGGCTGTGACGCCGTCGCTGTTGGCGGAAGGGGAAGCGACGTACAATGAAGACATCGTCACGGATCAGTCGATGCGGACCCTCGCGGCGGAATTGATCCGTGAGAAGATTCTGCAGCAGACCTATGAGGAAGTACCCCACTCGGTGGCGGTCGAAATCGAACAGTTTCAAGAAACGAAAAAAATGACCAAGATTGCCGCCGTCGTGCTGGTGGAAAAGGAATCACAAAAAGGCATCGTGATCGGCAAGCAGGGCGAGCGCCTCAAGATCGTGGGGACGGCGGCGCGGCAGGACATGGAACGGCTGTTCGGGACGAAGGTGTTTTTGCAGTTGTGGGTGAAGGTGCGCGAATCGTGGCGAGAGGACGAGCAGGCCCTCGCGGAGCTGGGTTATTAA
- a CDS encoding N-acetylglucosamine-1-phosphate uridyltransferase/glucosamine-1-phosphate N-acetyltransferase, which yields MTQSSQHHASASATSVPDLAVIIMAAGLGKRMKSAVAKVLHPVAGRPMLLYVLDIASRLSEQGVAVVVGHQGAEVRKVVEAVGGQVAVAEQARQLGTGHAVLQARPIFDRLHRKPSRYVILNGDTPLLTETTVRELLALHDAQRAAVTLLTSVLDDASGYGRVIRRRRNEWLQGAADNAVQAIVEEKDASQDERLVREINVGTYVVEGDFLFPALDKLDPRNAQGEYYLTDIVEMAVQQGRTCSALRLGTIDEGLGINSRVQLAEAERVIRQRIRERWLEAGVTMRDPASTWIDAEVTIGRDTILYPNVTLEGRTVIGEETVVHSGARITDCTIGSRVEILDSCILRESQVEEGAHLGPFAHLRPGAIVRRKAKVGNFVEMKKAELGEGSKANHLSYLGDARIGTGVNIGAGTITCNYDGYKKFQTVIGDGVFIGSDVQLVAPVTVGQGSVIAAGATVTQDVPPDALVISRVPQVTREGWAARRRALQSGQASTLSPTPAATGAKAVGEAKVSKGSKRAVKKQQPAVQRTKRR from the coding sequence ATGACCCAGTCATCGCAGCATCACGCATCGGCATCGGCGACTTCCGTTCCCGACCTCGCAGTCATCATCATGGCGGCGGGGCTCGGCAAGCGCATGAAGTCGGCCGTGGCCAAGGTGCTCCATCCGGTGGCGGGGCGGCCGATGCTGCTCTACGTTCTCGACATCGCCAGTCGCCTTTCAGAGCAGGGCGTGGCCGTCGTTGTCGGGCACCAGGGGGCCGAGGTCCGCAAGGTCGTTGAAGCCGTCGGGGGCCAGGTTGCCGTGGCGGAGCAGGCCAGGCAGTTGGGGACCGGGCATGCGGTGTTGCAGGCGCGTCCCATCTTCGACCGTCTCCATCGAAAGCCGTCCCGGTATGTGATCCTCAACGGGGATACGCCGCTCCTCACGGAGACCACAGTGCGGGAGCTGTTGGCTCTGCATGATGCGCAGCGCGCAGCGGTGACCCTGTTGACATCGGTGCTCGACGACGCGTCCGGTTATGGGCGGGTCATTCGCCGCCGCCGTAACGAGTGGCTACAGGGGGCGGCCGACAATGCGGTGCAGGCCATCGTCGAAGAAAAAGACGCGTCCCAGGATGAGCGACTGGTGCGCGAAATCAACGTCGGGACCTATGTCGTCGAGGGCGATTTTCTCTTTCCGGCCCTCGACAAGCTCGATCCTCGCAATGCCCAGGGGGAGTACTATCTCACGGACATCGTGGAGATGGCGGTGCAGCAGGGGCGTACCTGTTCTGCCCTGCGTCTGGGCACGATCGACGAAGGATTGGGCATCAACAGCCGCGTGCAATTGGCGGAGGCTGAGCGGGTGATCCGCCAACGGATCAGAGAGCGGTGGCTGGAAGCGGGTGTGACGATGCGGGACCCTGCCTCAACCTGGATCGATGCAGAGGTGACGATCGGCCGGGACACGATCCTCTATCCGAATGTGACGCTTGAAGGGCGAACGGTCATCGGGGAGGAGACGGTCGTGCATTCCGGCGCACGTATTACCGATTGCACCATCGGAAGCAGAGTGGAGATTCTGGATTCTTGCATCCTGCGTGAGTCGCAGGTCGAGGAGGGGGCTCACCTCGGACCGTTTGCGCACCTGCGGCCTGGTGCGATCGTGCGACGCAAGGCGAAGGTCGGGAATTTCGTCGAGATGAAGAAAGCCGAACTCGGCGAAGGATCGAAGGCCAACCATCTGAGTTATCTCGGTGATGCGCGGATCGGAACGGGCGTGAATATCGGGGCCGGGACGATTACCTGTAATTACGATGGGTATAAAAAGTTCCAGACGGTGATCGGAGATGGAGTATTCATCGGGAGCGATGTGCAACTGGTGGCGCCCGTGACGGTCGGGCAGGGTTCCGTCATCGCGGCCGGCGCCACCGTGACGCAAGATGTGCCGCCGGACGCGCTCGTCATTTCGCGGGTACCGCAGGTGACGCGTGAGGGCTGGGCCGCCCGTCGGCGCGCGTTGCAGAGCGGACAGGCTTCCACTCTGTCTCCGACCCCGGCCGCGACCGGCGCGAAGGCTGTCGGTGAGGCCAAGGTTTCCAAGGGGTCGAAACGTGCCGTGAAGAAACAGCAACCGGCGGTTCAACGTACGAAGCGGAGGTAA
- a CDS encoding Glutamine--fructose-6-phosphate aminotransferase [isomerizing], which translates to MCGIVGYVGNQNAVPILLDGLSRLEYRGYDSAGVAVQRGEKIEIRRSVGKLINLQKSLEQKQVAGTCGIGHTRWATHGKPSEQNAHPHRSESCVLVHNGIIENYVELKQRLVKGGYKFQSETDTEVVAHLIDEQMKQNGLRLADAVRAAAKEIRGSYAVTVISEREPGMLVAARSGCPLVIGRTAEAAFVGSDVMAMLSHTREVTFLEEGDVAEVTAGTVTFTDLDGRAVARKQTTVTWDASAAEKSGYPHFMLKEIHEQPQTILDTIRGRYSYESGEADLPDIGLTPEQFAEVGRIWIVACGTSWHAGLVGKYLLEEMVRTPVQVDIGSEFRYRDPLIEKNDLFITISQSGETADTLAAAREAKQKGARVVSIVNVVGSTLARESDGVLYTHCGPEIGVASTKAFTSQLAALYMLALHLGRVRGVLSVADGKAWLDRLVTLPALVKHVLGREAELLAIAKRYCKKSDFLYLARGINYPIALEGALKLKEISYIHAEGYAAGEMKHGPIALIDKDMPVVVLAPRDRLYEKTVSNLMEVKARRAPVIAFVAEGERELGKTADAVFTIPDVHPLLSPILFTIPLQLLAYHIAVLRGEDVDQPRNLAKSVTVE; encoded by the coding sequence ATGTGTGGCATCGTTGGCTACGTGGGTAACCAGAATGCGGTTCCGATTTTGTTGGACGGGTTGTCGAGGCTGGAATATCGGGGCTATGACTCGGCCGGTGTGGCAGTGCAACGCGGAGAGAAAATCGAAATTCGCCGCAGCGTCGGCAAATTGATCAATCTGCAGAAATCGCTGGAGCAGAAGCAGGTGGCAGGGACCTGCGGGATCGGACATACGCGCTGGGCCACGCACGGTAAACCTTCCGAGCAGAACGCGCATCCGCACCGTTCCGAGAGCTGCGTGCTCGTGCATAACGGGATCATCGAAAACTACGTCGAACTCAAACAGCGTCTGGTCAAGGGCGGGTACAAGTTTCAGTCCGAGACGGATACCGAGGTCGTCGCGCATTTGATCGATGAACAGATGAAGCAAAACGGCCTCCGTCTGGCGGATGCCGTTCGCGCGGCGGCGAAAGAGATTCGAGGGAGTTATGCGGTCACGGTGATTTCAGAACGCGAGCCGGGCATGCTGGTGGCCGCCCGATCCGGTTGTCCGTTGGTCATCGGCCGCACCGCTGAGGCGGCGTTCGTCGGGTCGGATGTCATGGCGATGTTGTCCCACACCAGGGAGGTGACGTTTCTCGAAGAGGGTGATGTCGCCGAAGTTACGGCCGGGACAGTGACGTTTACGGATCTCGACGGCCGGGCGGTCGCGCGAAAACAGACCACCGTCACATGGGACGCGTCCGCCGCCGAAAAGAGCGGCTACCCTCATTTCATGTTGAAGGAGATCCACGAACAGCCGCAAACTATTCTGGATACCATCCGTGGGCGCTATTCCTATGAGAGCGGCGAGGCGGATCTGCCGGACATCGGTTTGACGCCGGAGCAGTTCGCCGAGGTCGGCCGCATCTGGATCGTGGCTTGCGGGACGAGTTGGCATGCCGGCTTGGTGGGGAAGTACCTGCTGGAAGAGATGGTCCGGACGCCGGTGCAGGTCGATATCGGCAGCGAGTTTCGCTATCGCGATCCCTTGATCGAAAAGAACGACCTGTTCATCACGATCTCGCAGTCGGGTGAAACCGCCGACACCTTGGCCGCCGCTCGCGAGGCGAAACAAAAGGGGGCGCGAGTCGTCTCGATCGTCAACGTGGTGGGCAGCACCTTGGCCCGGGAATCCGACGGCGTGCTCTACACCCATTGCGGCCCTGAGATCGGGGTCGCTTCGACGAAGGCGTTCACCAGTCAGCTCGCGGCGCTGTACATGCTGGCCTTGCATCTGGGACGGGTACGGGGCGTATTGAGTGTGGCGGACGGGAAGGCTTGGCTCGATCGCTTGGTGACGCTGCCGGCCTTGGTGAAACATGTGCTCGGTCGGGAGGCGGAACTCCTGGCGATTGCGAAACGGTACTGCAAGAAGTCGGATTTCTTGTATTTGGCGCGTGGGATCAACTATCCGATCGCGTTGGAGGGGGCGTTGAAGCTCAAGGAAATTTCTTACATCCATGCGGAGGGCTATGCTGCAGGAGAAATGAAACATGGGCCGATCGCACTCATCGACAAGGACATGCCGGTGGTGGTGTTGGCGCCGCGAGATCGGCTGTATGAAAAGACGGTCAGCAACCTTATGGAGGTGAAGGCGCGCCGGGCTCCGGTGATTGCGTTCGTGGCGGAAGGGGAGCGCGAATTGGGCAAGACCGCCGACGCGGTGTTTACGATTCCCGACGTACACCCGCTGCTGTCGCCTATCCTCTTTACGATTCCATTGCAGCTGTTGGCCTATCACATCGCAGTGTTGCGCGGGGAAGATGTGGATCAGCCGAGGAACTTAGCGAAAAGCGTGACGGTGGAATAG
- a CDS encoding Aspartate 1-decarboxylase produces MFRQMLRAKIHRATVTEACLEYEGSLTVDEDLLDAAGILPYEAIVCSNLNNGERFMTYAMKGKRGRGEIVLNGPTARKAAVGDQIIIFCYEYYSDEEIKRHKPKIIQVDAKNRIARKVAKV; encoded by the coding sequence ATGTTTCGACAAATGTTGCGGGCGAAGATCCATCGGGCCACGGTGACGGAGGCCTGTCTGGAATATGAGGGCAGCCTCACCGTGGATGAAGATCTCCTGGACGCGGCGGGCATCTTGCCCTATGAAGCCATCGTCTGTTCCAATCTCAATAACGGCGAACGGTTCATGACCTACGCGATGAAAGGGAAACGGGGGCGCGGCGAGATCGTGCTGAACGGTCCGACCGCCCGCAAGGCGGCGGTGGGTGACCAGATCATCATCTTCTGTTACGAATATTACAGCGACGAGGAAATCAAACGGCACAAGCCGAAGATCATCCAGGTCGATGCGAAAAACCGGATCGCCCGGAAGGTTGCGAAAGTCTGA
- a CDS encoding Asp-tRNA(Asn)/Glu-tRNA(Gln) amidotransferase GatCAB subunit A, with protein sequence MSLMSIHKLTLAELQRKFTAGDVTATEIVRAYFLRVTQVEPKVKAYLTQCRETAVAQAERLDQALKGWRKTTPMMAMPLAVKDNICTEGVRTTCASRMLETFVPPYDATVVAKLRAQSYLLLGKTNLDEFAMGSSTENSAFGASCNPWNVRAVPGGSSGGSAAAVAADECVAALGSDTGGSIRQPAAFCGVVGLKPTYGRVSRYGLVAFASSLDQIGPITKDVTDAALLLGVIAGHDPRDSTSANVPVPDYLKALRRKDLKRLKVGVPVEYFADGLDPEVEQAVRAAIEGLRDLGADIREIKLPATDAAVATYYVIATAEASSNLARYDGVKYGLRAREGQDLLDLYLKTRAEGFGPEVKRRIMLGTYVLSAGYYDAYYGKAQAVRTLIRREFETAFQAVDLIVTPVTPTTAFKFGEKSQDPLQMYLSDIYTISANLAGLPAIALPCGFSKAGLPIGLQLIGRPFEEETLLRGAHAYEQATNWRKKRPQVR encoded by the coding sequence ATGTCCTTGATGTCGATCCACAAGCTCACGTTGGCCGAGTTGCAGCGGAAGTTTACGGCCGGAGATGTGACGGCGACGGAAATCGTCCGCGCCTACTTCTTGCGGGTGACGCAGGTCGAACCGAAGGTGAAGGCCTATCTCACGCAATGCAGGGAGACAGCCGTTGCGCAGGCGGAGCGCCTCGATCAGGCGCTGAAGGGCTGGCGCAAGACGACGCCGATGATGGCCATGCCGCTCGCCGTCAAGGACAATATCTGTACCGAAGGGGTACGCACGACCTGTGCCTCCCGCATGCTGGAGACATTCGTGCCGCCTTATGACGCGACCGTCGTCGCCAAATTACGCGCGCAAAGTTATCTCTTGCTCGGCAAGACGAATCTGGACGAATTTGCGATGGGGTCTTCCACCGAGAATTCCGCCTTCGGCGCCAGTTGCAATCCTTGGAACGTCCGCGCCGTCCCGGGAGGGTCGAGCGGCGGATCGGCGGCGGCGGTGGCGGCGGATGAATGTGTTGCAGCCTTGGGGTCGGATACCGGTGGTTCCATTCGCCAGCCGGCGGCATTTTGCGGAGTGGTGGGCTTGAAGCCGACTTACGGCCGTGTCTCTCGGTATGGACTGGTGGCCTTCGCCTCGTCGTTGGACCAAATCGGCCCGATTACGAAGGATGTGACCGATGCCGCTTTGTTGTTGGGCGTCATTGCGGGCCATGATCCTCGCGATTCGACCTCCGCAAACGTGCCGGTTCCGGATTACCTCAAGGCGCTCAGGAGGAAAGACTTGAAGCGGCTGAAGGTCGGCGTGCCGGTCGAATATTTCGCCGACGGCCTCGATCCGGAAGTGGAGCAGGCGGTCCGCGCGGCGATTGAAGGCTTGCGGGACCTCGGCGCGGACATTCGCGAGATCAAGTTGCCGGCCACCGATGCGGCCGTGGCCACCTATTATGTCATCGCCACGGCAGAGGCCAGTTCGAACTTGGCCCGGTATGATGGAGTGAAGTATGGGTTGCGGGCGAGGGAGGGGCAGGATCTCCTGGACCTGTACCTCAAGACCAGAGCGGAAGGATTCGGTCCGGAAGTCAAACGCCGGATCATGCTGGGCACCTATGTGCTCAGCGCCGGGTACTATGATGCCTACTATGGGAAGGCTCAGGCGGTGCGGACCTTGATCCGCCGGGAATTCGAGACGGCGTTTCAGGCGGTGGATTTGATCGTGACACCGGTGACCCCGACCACCGCGTTCAAGTTCGGTGAAAAATCCCAGGATCCGTTGCAGATGTATTTGTCCGACATCTACACCATCTCCGCCAATCTGGCAGGGCTTCCGGCCATCGCGCTTCCCTGCGGATTCAGCAAGGCGGGGTTGCCGATCGGCCTACAGTTGATCGGTCGGCCATTCGAAGAAGAGACGTTGCTGCGCGGGGCGCATGCCTACGAGCAGGCGACCAATTGGCGCAAGAAGCGGCCGCAGGTCCGGTGA
- a CDS encoding Enolase, whose product MSGIANVKARQIIDSRGNPTVEVEVLLDSGAHGRAAVPSGASTGEKEAIELRDGDKKRWMGKGVSKAVANVSKVIAPKLLGMEALDQVAVDQAMIALDGTKTKGKLGANAILGVSLAVAKAAANETGQPLYRYLGGTNARVLPVPLMNIINGGAHADNRLDLQEFMIMPVGAPRFSDALRMATEVFHTLKALLKKKGLNTAVGDEGGFAPDLQSNEEALTLIMEAIEAAGYRPGRDIALALDCAASELYEKGRYVLEAEKNPERSSEEMVAYYGKLLDRYPILSIEDGLSELDWKGWKILTEKLGTRVQLVGDDIFVTNVEIFAKGIAEGIGNSILIKLNQIGTLTETLDAIELAKRSGYTAIISHRSGETEDTTIADVAVATNSGLIKTGSLSRTDRVAKYNQLLRIEDELGSAALYRGPAAVPSRM is encoded by the coding sequence ATGAGTGGAATCGCAAACGTGAAGGCCCGGCAGATCATTGATTCACGTGGCAACCCGACGGTGGAAGTGGAAGTGTTGCTGGACAGTGGTGCGCATGGGCGTGCGGCGGTGCCCTCAGGCGCGTCGACCGGCGAGAAAGAAGCAATCGAGCTGCGCGACGGTGACAAGAAGCGTTGGATGGGGAAGGGTGTGTCGAAGGCCGTGGCGAATGTGAGCAAGGTCATCGCGCCGAAATTGCTCGGGATGGAGGCGTTGGATCAGGTTGCCGTCGACCAAGCTATGATTGCGCTGGATGGAACCAAGACGAAAGGAAAACTGGGGGCCAATGCAATCCTCGGAGTCTCGCTGGCGGTGGCCAAGGCTGCGGCAAATGAAACGGGGCAGCCGTTATATCGCTACCTCGGAGGGACGAATGCGCGGGTGTTGCCGGTGCCGCTCATGAACATCATCAACGGTGGGGCCCATGCGGATAACCGACTCGATCTGCAAGAATTCATGATCATGCCGGTGGGGGCACCCCGGTTCAGCGACGCGTTGCGTATGGCGACGGAGGTGTTTCATACGTTGAAGGCGCTCTTGAAGAAAAAGGGATTGAACACGGCGGTCGGCGACGAAGGGGGCTTCGCGCCGGATCTGCAATCGAATGAGGAAGCGTTGACCTTGATCATGGAGGCGATCGAAGCCGCCGGTTATCGTCCTGGCCGGGATATCGCTTTAGCCTTGGATTGCGCGGCGAGTGAGCTCTATGAGAAGGGCCGGTATGTGCTGGAGGCGGAGAAGAATCCGGAGCGTTCCTCGGAAGAAATGGTGGCGTACTACGGCAAGCTGTTGGATCGCTATCCGATTCTGTCCATCGAGGACGGCTTGAGCGAGTTGGACTGGAAGGGTTGGAAGATTCTGACGGAAAAACTCGGCACGCGCGTGCAGCTGGTGGGCGACGACATTTTTGTCACCAACGTCGAGATCTTCGCCAAGGGGATTGCCGAGGGCATCGGGAATTCGATCCTGATCAAGCTCAATCAGATCGGGACCTTGACGGAGACGCTGGACGCGATCGAGCTCGCCAAGCGCTCCGGCTATACGGCCATTATTTCTCATCGTTCCGGCGAAACGGAGGACACGACGATTGCGGACGTGGCGGTGGCGACGAACAGCGGGTTGATCAAGACCGGATCGTTGTCTCGAACGGATCGCGTCGCGAAATACAATCAACTCCTTCGCATCGAAGATGAACTGGGCTCGGCGGCCCTCTATCGGGGCCCTGCGGCCGTTCCATCGAGGATGTAA